A stretch of the Gammaproteobacteria bacterium genome encodes the following:
- a CDS encoding peptidoglycan DD-metalloendopeptidase family protein, whose amino-acid sequence MKPCTLLPPLCQHMFVLVCATLLTLSSASANPTDEQSRLKQIQAEIKTLRHQVDQTRETRNTTQKRLSEIEKRIGSLHRELGKTQQQQKAAQQQIDQLSQQQTASKMRSNQHKATLEALIRLRHQQGEQGQLKLLLKQQEISALGRNSHYLRYFNAAQIEAINGLNSELKSLQTLEQGVREQQQQLKESEQQLYKQQQQMKQQQQQRKQLLNTINAQLQNKESRLHQLLEDAKALGQLVQNIKEQSQQRLTRKTKFSTLRGKLPWPAKGTLSARFGQSRHLGKMTWEGVVIRAPLGNNVRAVADGEVVFSDWLRGYGLLLILDHGQGYLTLYGQNQSLNRQVGDQVKQNEVIAAIGNSGGNSESGLYFELRKQGNPVNPQRWCRGSRPGTLSR is encoded by the coding sequence ATGAAACCTTGCACTCTACTTCCGCCACTCTGCCAGCACATGTTTGTGCTGGTATGCGCCACACTACTCACGCTCTCTTCTGCAAGTGCCAACCCCACCGATGAACAGAGCCGTCTCAAGCAGATTCAGGCTGAAATAAAAACATTACGCCACCAGGTCGATCAAACCCGTGAGACGCGTAATACAACACAAAAACGGCTAAGCGAAATTGAGAAACGTATCGGTTCGCTACATCGTGAGCTTGGCAAAACCCAGCAGCAACAAAAAGCAGCACAGCAACAGATCGATCAATTAAGCCAGCAGCAAACCGCCTCAAAAATGCGCTCCAATCAGCATAAAGCCACACTTGAAGCGCTCATAAGATTGCGCCATCAACAAGGCGAACAGGGGCAGTTAAAGCTACTGCTCAAACAACAGGAGATCAGCGCCCTGGGTCGAAATAGTCACTATTTACGTTATTTCAACGCCGCCCAAATTGAAGCCATCAACGGATTAAACAGTGAACTAAAAAGCCTTCAAACACTCGAACAAGGCGTGCGTGAACAGCAACAACAGCTCAAGGAGAGCGAGCAGCAGCTCTACAAACAGCAGCAACAGATGAAACAGCAGCAGCAACAACGAAAACAGCTACTCAATACCATTAACGCACAGCTACAGAACAAAGAGTCGCGCTTGCACCAGCTACTTGAAGATGCCAAGGCGTTGGGACAGCTTGTTCAAAACATTAAAGAGCAGAGCCAACAGCGCCTAACCCGTAAAACCAAGTTTTCCACCTTGAGGGGCAAGCTCCCCTGGCCTGCCAAGGGGACATTAAGCGCCCGATTTGGACAATCACGCCATCTCGGAAAGATGACATGGGAGGGTGTGGTTATTCGCGCCCCTCTCGGCAACAATGTACGCGCAGTGGCTGATGGCGAGGTGGTTTTTTCTGATTGGTTGCGGGGCTATGGGCTACTCTTAATCCTTGACCACGGCCAGGGATACCTCACGCTATATGGGCAGAATCAATCACTGAACAGACAGGTCGGTGATCAGGTCAAACAAAACGAGGTGATAGCCGCTATAGGTAACAGTGGCGGCAATAGTGAATCCGGGCTCTATTTCGAGCTGCGCAAACAGGGCAACCCCGTCAACCCGCAACGCTGGTGTCGTGGCTCTCGTCCCGGCACACTGTCAAGGTGA
- a CDS encoding S41 family peptidase → MKSFPRNMLVLTLGVLLGLSISIGHGVFASRESAEATLPLDELRNFTQIFSRIKADYVEPVDDKTLLENAIRGMVSGLDPHSSYLDISDYHDLQVGTTGEFGGLGIEVGMEDGFVKVISPIDDTPADHAGVEAGDLIVRLDDTPVKGLTLRDAVNLMRGKVGTDILLTIVREGEEKPLKITITRDKIKVKSVKSRLIEPDIGYLRITQFQSRTGDNLLEAIDSLVDENERALRGVILDLRNNPGGVLDAAVDVSDAFLEKGLIVYTEGRIKNSEMTFNARPGDEIDGAPLIVLVNEGSASASEIVAGALQDHKRALILGNKTFGKGSVQTILPLGNDSAIKLTTARYFTPAGRSIQAEGIMPDIILDHIKISDVSNKPAHSLKEADLSGHLSNGRLSKDKKDSGSTDDEGESRADKRVKLAKQDYQLYEAVNMLKGLMILQR, encoded by the coding sequence ATGAAATCATTTCCTCGTAACATGTTGGTATTAACGCTGGGGGTACTACTCGGCCTCTCCATCTCCATTGGGCACGGTGTCTTTGCCAGTCGCGAGAGCGCTGAAGCCACCCTGCCTCTTGATGAGCTACGCAACTTCACCCAGATTTTTTCTCGAATAAAAGCAGATTATGTCGAGCCAGTTGATGATAAAACCCTGCTGGAGAATGCGATACGCGGCATGGTATCCGGCTTGGATCCACACTCCAGCTATCTCGATATCAGCGACTATCATGACCTACAAGTCGGCACCACCGGCGAGTTTGGAGGCTTAGGAATCGAAGTGGGCATGGAGGATGGCTTTGTTAAGGTCATTAGCCCCATTGACGACACCCCGGCCGATCACGCGGGAGTTGAAGCGGGTGATTTGATCGTTCGTCTGGATGACACCCCGGTTAAAGGGCTCACCCTGCGTGATGCAGTTAACCTGATGCGCGGCAAAGTGGGTACCGATATTTTACTCACCATCGTCCGTGAAGGTGAGGAGAAGCCCCTCAAGATCACCATCACCCGCGATAAGATAAAAGTTAAAAGTGTCAAATCACGACTCATTGAGCCTGACATCGGTTATCTCCGTATCACCCAGTTTCAGTCACGCACTGGAGATAATCTGCTCGAGGCGATCGACTCATTGGTAGATGAGAACGAGCGTGCTCTGCGCGGCGTGATTTTAGATCTGCGCAACAACCCGGGCGGGGTACTCGATGCGGCGGTAGATGTCTCGGATGCCTTTCTTGAGAAGGGGTTGATTGTCTACACGGAAGGGCGCATTAAAAACTCTGAAATGACCTTCAATGCTCGTCCGGGAGATGAGATTGATGGCGCGCCCCTGATTGTGCTGGTTAACGAAGGCTCGGCATCGGCATCAGAGATTGTTGCCGGGGCGCTGCAAGACCACAAGCGGGCATTGATTCTTGGCAATAAAACCTTTGGTAAAGGTTCGGTACAGACCATCTTGCCACTGGGGAATGACAGCGCCATCAAGCTCACCACCGCCCGCTACTTTACCCCGGCAGGGCGTTCGATTCAGGCAGAGGGTATCATGCCCGATATTATACTGGACCACATCAAGATCAGTGATGTTAGCAATAAACCAGCCCACTCACTAAAGGAGGCCGATCTCAGTGGCCACCTGAGCAATGGCCGCCTCTCAAAAGATAAGAAGGATAGTGGCTCAACCGATGACGAGGGGGAGAGTAGAGCTGATAAACGAGTCAAGCTCGCCAAACAGGATTATCAGCTCTATGAAGCAGTCAATATGCTCAAAGGGCTGATGATTTTGCAAAGATAG
- a CDS encoding divergent polysaccharide deacetylase family protein: MPCFVAVNWLVKPLLISGLMLLVQTGNSFAEADSQDPLRPSISIIIDDIGYHLTEGTRAIELPGAIAYAFLPHTPHAITLAKLAHSYNKEIMLHAPMQPVDASKNRLLGPGALTMEMSEQQIIKTLQADLASIPHVTGINNHMGSLLTRHPGHMLWVMRELNRQGDLFFVDSLTSNQSIASKVANEFSVPALQRDIFLDHIADEVHISRQFDKLIALAKARGSALAIAHPYDETLNVLSERLLELEALQINLVPVSVMIQQRSTPQWQASLSHSLKAVKSSKP; encoded by the coding sequence ATGCCGTGCTTCGTGGCCGTTAACTGGCTAGTTAAACCGCTATTGATTAGCGGTTTAATGCTGTTGGTGCAAACGGGAAATAGCTTTGCTGAGGCGGACTCACAAGACCCACTCCGCCCCAGCATCAGTATTATTATCGATGATATTGGCTACCACCTAACCGAAGGCACCCGTGCCATCGAGCTACCCGGGGCCATCGCTTACGCTTTTCTCCCCCACACTCCCCACGCAATAACATTGGCAAAGCTTGCCCACAGCTACAATAAAGAGATTATGTTACATGCACCCATGCAGCCAGTGGATGCCTCAAAAAACAGGCTGCTCGGCCCCGGCGCACTGACCATGGAGATGAGTGAGCAGCAGATCATTAAAACCTTACAAGCCGACCTTGCCTCCATCCCCCACGTAACGGGAATTAATAATCACATGGGCAGCTTATTAACACGCCACCCTGGCCATATGCTGTGGGTTATGCGCGAGCTTAATCGGCAGGGTGATCTGTTCTTTGTCGATAGCCTCACCTCAAACCAGAGCATTGCCAGCAAGGTGGCTAATGAGTTCAGCGTACCGGCACTACAGCGAGACATTTTTCTTGATCATATCGCCGATGAGGTGCACATTAGCCGCCAGTTTGATAAATTAATTGCTCTTGCCAAAGCGCGAGGCAGTGCGCTGGCGATCGCCCACCCTTACGATGAAACACTTAATGTACTGAGTGAGCGCCTACTAGAACTAGAGGCGCTACAGATCAACCTGGTTCCAGTCAGCGTGATGATCCAACAACGGAGCACCCCCCAATGGCAAGCGTCCTTATCCCACTCGCTCAAGGCTGTGAAGAGCTCGAAGCCGTAA
- a CDS encoding DJ-1/PfpI family protein → MASVLIPLAQGCEELEAVTLIDLLRRAGVDVVTAGLDDQAVVAAHGVTLIPDTTLDEALKKTYEMIILPGGMPGSNHLQQDERLKSALINQNQQGKYIAAICAAPKILAAAGILNGRYATSYPGFLDKMERPEVEYLDEMVVHDDNIITSTSPGSAMDFALYLVEVLMGEARRDKVEEGLVRPAHHAIYDDEIDEG, encoded by the coding sequence ATGGCAAGCGTCCTTATCCCACTCGCTCAAGGCTGTGAAGAGCTCGAAGCCGTAACCCTTATTGACCTTCTACGCCGAGCGGGCGTTGATGTAGTGACCGCCGGATTAGATGATCAAGCGGTTGTCGCGGCACACGGGGTGACATTGATTCCCGATACCACCCTTGATGAGGCACTCAAGAAAACCTATGAGATGATCATCCTGCCCGGCGGTATGCCCGGCTCAAATCACTTGCAACAGGATGAGCGCCTGAAAAGCGCCCTCATAAATCAGAACCAACAGGGAAAATATATTGCCGCCATCTGTGCCGCACCCAAAATTCTTGCTGCCGCCGGTATTTTAAACGGACGATATGCAACCAGTTACCCTGGTTTTTTGGATAAAATGGAGCGACCTGAAGTCGAGTATTTGGATGAGATGGTGGTGCATGATGACAATATCATCACCTCAACCAGTCCCGGCAGCGCAATGGATTTTGCCCTCTACCTTGTCGAGGTATTGATGGGTGAAGCGCGCCGCGATAAAGTTGAAGAGGGGCTGGTACGCCCGGCACATCATGCTATCTATGATGATGAAATAGATGAGGGTTAA